In Stanieria sp. NIES-3757, the DNA window GATACGAATAATCAAAAGCATAACTACATAATTGAATTGCTCGGTCTAAAAGAGCGATGAGCTGTTCTGGTTGAGCGATCTTTCCTTGCTGAAGATAAAGACAAAGTTGGGTTAATAATTCTTGAATTTGTGGAGAGGCAGTTTGATTCCACTCAGACCACAACTGAGCTAGATCTTTTAACTCAGGAGTAGTTGACTGGTCGGGTTCTAATTCTAAAAGCTGAATTAATATCCCATTAACTCTAATTAATTGAGCATTCAGCAGAGTAGAAACTAGCTGTTTGCTAGCTAAAGGTTGCCAAAGGGTTACGATTTGCCTTAACCAACTTAACTGTTGTAAAGCAGTCGCTTGTTGCCACACTTCAGTTATCTCAGGCATTAATTGGGGATGGATTAATCCTCCTCGTTGGTCTGTTGGTACAGTGCCATACTCTAGTAACCACATATCTGTACCATCAAGTTGCCCATACACCTGAGGAATATGAGGTACATAAGAAAAAAGTTGTAGATAAGCAATAATCGTTCTCGGTACATCCTCTGGAGTTTGAGGTAACTTTCCTGGTTGAGTATCGAGAAATACTCTTCGATCTAATGCCAAATAGCGATCGCCGATCAATTGCCCAATTTGCTCATCTGCGATCGCTTGACGATTCGCTGAAGGTAAGCTCGCTTTTGTTATTGCCCATAGATAACGTTTGACTATCGGCGTTTTACATCGATGACAAAATTGATTATCTATCGAATTAACAGCTAGACAATGAGGATTTGAGCACTGAATTGTTTGCTCCGTGTTTGACATAGATACTCGGAATTGGGAAGCGCGCTTCATAAATTTTGCGCTGATAGTTTCACTCAATTGTTACTAGAGGTTACACCAGATCATTGGCTTATTAACCAGTTTATTACGCCAAGAATTGTAACGTCTGAGATCTTTATCAAATTATATTTCAGAAGATGCTAATCTACATTCATCTTCAACTTTGTGCAACTTTTCTAATGATTGTTTTAGGGCATTTGTGAGTTTCTGAGAGCTTTGGCGTAAAGAATCACCTAAATAATCGGCTACATTGAGTGGTGAGCCAATTTCTACTATCACCTTTGACCCCCAACTAGGATAGGGCTGATCGTATTTAATACTAATAGGCAAAATTTTTATTTCACTTCCTGGTTGTTCTGATTCTACTTCTAAAGCAATCCGAGCTACACCACGTTTGAGAGGATGAACACTATTCTCTCTATAGATTCCTCCCTCTGGAAAAATTACTAGCATTTCATCTTTATGCAGTAATTTAATGCTGTGGCGAACGCTGCCTATTCCTGGGCGTTCAGTATCGACAGGAAATCCGCCCATTCTTCTAATAAACCATCCTTGTAAACCTTTAACCTCATTAGCAGAAACCATAAAGCGTAAGTCTCTGCCACTAACTAATCTCCCCACTGCAAAAGGTATAATCATGGCATCCCAGCGAGAGCGATGGGTAGGAGCAACAATCACAGGTTCAGTTTTGGGAATATTTTCCTGTCCTGTTACCTCAATTTTGCTAAAGAAAACAGGTAAAACAAGATATCGCGCTAACGGATAAAGTAATCGAGCTAGCCAAGGAGATACGTGAGAGTCAATCGAATCGGATTTTTGTTTTGACAAAGATTGTTGAGACGACAAAGACTGATTCATTAATTAATTAACTGCAATTTTCTTTGCTTTAGAGGTAATGGACTGATAATATCTGTATATTCTCACCTTAAATTTTTTTTTAGAAAATGTCTTCTCTTTAAGGGACACTTATTATTTTGTCCTGATTAATTTTAATAAATTTAATTCCCACAATTCTCTTCAATAACTGCCTTAGCAACTACTTAATTATAGTTTTATAGTTTAGATAAAATACTTTTTATTTAATAAAAAAAGGTAAAAGATAAAGAGAACATCTGCTCAATCAATATCTATTACCTTGTAGCTTTGATTAAATTAAAATTTAAACTTGAGTTTGGTTAGTTTGAGTTGGTGGTAATTTAATATTTTTTGCTAATCCTAAGAATTCAAGTAATTTAATAGTCATCCAAGTAGCATCGATTTCCCACCATTTTAAGCCATGACGAGCAGAATATTGATAGGCGTGATGGTTGTTGTGCCAACCTTCACCAAAAGTGA includes these proteins:
- a CDS encoding phospholipid/glycerol acyltransferase, coding for MNQSLSSQQSLSKQKSDSIDSHVSPWLARLLYPLARYLVLPVFFSKIEVTGQENIPKTEPVIVAPTHRSRWDAMIIPFAVGRLVSGRDLRFMVSANEVKGLQGWFIRRMGGFPVDTERPGIGSVRHSIKLLHKDEMLVIFPEGGIYRENSVHPLKRGVARIALEVESEQPGSEIKILPISIKYDQPYPSWGSKVIVEIGSPLNVADYLGDSLRQSSQKLTNALKQSLEKLHKVEDECRLASSEI